CCCAACGGATTCAGTTTCTTCATCAAAAGATCCGCTATTTCCGTGGTAAGCTTCTCTTGTACCTGGGGCCGTTTTGCAAATATATCAACGACGCGAACGAGCTTGCTCAAACCAGTCACTCTATTGCCTTTCGGTATATACGCTATATGCACCCTCCCTATAAAAGGTATAAGATGGTGCTCGCATACCGAATAGAGCGGTATATCCTTTAATAAAACTATCTCGTGGTGTTCTTTGTCAAAAAGGACCTCGAATTCCTTCTCCGGGTCCATCTTTATACCGGCGAATATTTCCTCGTACATTTCGGCTACTCTTTTCGGCGTATCGATAAGATCTTTTCTTTTTGTATTTTCCCCTATAGCCTCGAGGATCATCCTTACCGCTTTTTCTATCTTCTTCTTATCCATTTTTCACCCTGGTATTATATTTTTCTTATTTTCCAATGCAAAAT
The Candidatus Omnitrophota bacterium genome window above contains:
- the folE gene encoding GTP cyclohydrolase I FolE; translated protein: MDKKKIEKAVRMILEAIGENTKRKDLIDTPKRVAEMYEEIFAGIKMDPEKEFEVLFDKEHHEIVLLKDIPLYSVCEHHLIPFIGRVHIAYIPKGNRVTGLSKLVRVVDIFAKRPQVQEKLTTEIADLLMKKLNPLGVMVIIEAEHLCLSMRGVKKSGIMTVTSAVRGIFKENHKTRAEALSLIKK